In Candidatus Nitronauta litoralis, one DNA window encodes the following:
- a CDS encoding motility protein A (Homolog of MotA, appears to be involved in motility on surfaces and under different ionic conditions. With MotS (a MotB homolog) forms the ion channels that couple flagellar rotation to proton/sodium motive force across the membrane and forms the stator elements of the rotary flagellar machine.) → MDITTLIGIILGIGLVLWSILLNSGLDLFINLPSAAVVFGGTIAATGIAYPMNELFRVAGLFIKVFVTKKTDLNQLIESMVMVCNVARKGGVLAIESKLNEIDNDFLKKGLQFTVDGKDEATVSSLLRGEIKQIQMSHKDGWEIMNEMGKFAPAFGMIGTLIGLVQMLSALDDVSSVGPKMAVALITTFYGALLANLIFIPMTVKLKRRSAAEALEMNLVLEGIIFIRKGVNPRFMKETLETYLENALGVKIKKDDDGGGKK, encoded by the coding sequence ATGGATATTACAACTTTAATCGGAATCATACTTGGAATCGGCCTGGTCCTTTGGTCGATTCTCCTGAACAGCGGCCTGGATTTGTTTATCAATCTACCCTCTGCAGCGGTTGTGTTTGGCGGGACAATTGCCGCCACCGGGATCGCCTACCCGATGAATGAATTGTTTCGTGTGGCCGGGTTGTTCATCAAAGTGTTCGTGACCAAAAAAACGGATCTTAACCAGCTGATTGAAAGTATGGTGATGGTCTGTAACGTGGCGCGTAAAGGTGGTGTATTGGCGATCGAGTCTAAACTGAATGAAATCGACAATGATTTTTTGAAGAAAGGTTTGCAGTTCACTGTAGATGGAAAAGATGAAGCCACCGTGAGTTCCCTGCTTCGTGGAGAAATCAAACAGATTCAGATGTCTCATAAAGATGGCTGGGAAATCATGAATGAAATGGGGAAGTTTGCCCCTGCCTTTGGCATGATTGGAACATTGATCGGTCTGGTACAGATGTTATCTGCTTTGGATGATGTCAGCTCGGTGGGCCCCAAAATGGCCGTTGCCCTCATCACTACTTTCTACGGTGCATTGTTAGCTAACCTTATTTTCATTCCGATGACTGTCAAACTGAAGCGCCGAAGTGCTGCTGAAGCATTGGAGATGAATCTGGTGCTTGAAGGGATTATATTCATCAGGAAGGGAGTCAACCCACGTTTCATGAAAGAAACGCTGGAAACTTACCTGGAAAATGCGCTTGGAGTTAAGATCAAGAAAGATGATGATGGCGGCGGCAAAAAGTAA
- a CDS encoding OmpA family protein, whose protein sequence is MAEEESPPAEEPEEEEHECEEGIPAWVMTFADLVTLLMVFFILLFAMGTIEQEKWKQIKASLKSALGTDVIPETGTRVGLDVIKDPDAKLDEDTIAAVDEVGAMVAKEVEEIASEVEEFVYKNKLSGQVEVSSDERGAVITISDVVLFPPGRSRMTYAGKKTIDQVFDLLQQFNYDVRIEGHTDNSPIHTEQFPSNWELSASRAADVARLLVENGFPPEKLSVVGFAEFHPKVPNTSAKNRSKNRRIEIVYQRGSIRGKMVDVLRRR, encoded by the coding sequence ATGGCTGAAGAAGAAAGCCCTCCAGCAGAAGAACCTGAAGAAGAGGAGCACGAGTGCGAAGAGGGGATACCCGCATGGGTCATGACCTTTGCTGATCTGGTTACCCTGCTCATGGTTTTCTTCATTTTGCTTTTTGCGATGGGAACCATTGAGCAGGAAAAATGGAAGCAGATTAAAGCCTCCCTTAAATCTGCCCTGGGAACAGACGTAATTCCAGAAACCGGTACCCGTGTGGGGCTTGATGTCATCAAGGATCCTGATGCAAAATTAGATGAGGATACCATTGCCGCAGTAGACGAGGTGGGTGCAATGGTGGCCAAGGAAGTTGAAGAAATCGCTTCCGAGGTTGAGGAGTTTGTCTATAAGAATAAGCTGTCCGGCCAGGTCGAGGTGTCGTCGGATGAACGTGGAGCGGTGATAACCATTTCGGATGTAGTTCTTTTTCCTCCAGGTCGTTCGCGAATGACTTATGCCGGCAAAAAAACCATTGACCAGGTGTTCGACCTCCTTCAACAGTTCAACTACGATGTGCGGATTGAAGGCCACACGGATAACAGCCCGATACATACGGAACAGTTCCCCTCCAACTGGGAACTCTCTGCTTCGCGTGCCGCCGATGTGGCAAGGTTGCTTGTGGAGAACGGATTTCCTCCTGAAAAACTTTCAGTTGTAGGATTCGCAGAATTTCATCCCAAGGTTCCCAATACATCTGCCAAAAACCGGTCGAAGAACCGGCGCATTGAAATTGTTTATCAGCGCGGTAGTATCCGAGGTAAAATGGTCGACGTGCTACGTCGCCGTTAG
- the ribD gene encoding bifunctional diaminohydroxyphosphoribosylaminopyrimidine deaminase/5-amino-6-(5-phosphoribosylamino)uracil reductase RibD, whose product MRRAIDLARKAEGRTSPNPMVGALIVKQGKVLAEGYHKRAGGPHAEIEALKKLGEKAKGAILIVTLEPCCHEGKTPPCTDAIISAGIKEVVIGVRDPNPQVRGKGIRKLKSAGLKVESGILKEECQALIKYFSKFIQSGKPYVILKSAVSLDGKIATSIGESKWITGPKARKRVHQIRARVDAILVGAQTVIKDNPRLTARPTPQSERYPMRVLVDPNLRVPLNANVFYNAKKERVAVVTRPGHRARKKSLEKKGVFVIEIPEKRGTIPFKKVLENLGKMNIVSLLVEGGGETSSRILKDGEVDQVMWFLAPILIGGRDAVSGLGGEGAKKLKDAWRLKKLKVEKVGHDILIEGEL is encoded by the coding sequence ATGCGTCGTGCCATTGATTTGGCTCGCAAGGCTGAGGGCCGGACTTCTCCAAACCCTATGGTGGGAGCCTTAATTGTCAAACAGGGAAAAGTTCTGGCAGAGGGGTATCATAAGAGGGCGGGTGGTCCTCACGCAGAAATCGAAGCCTTGAAGAAACTGGGTGAAAAAGCGAAAGGCGCGATACTGATCGTGACCCTCGAGCCCTGCTGCCATGAGGGGAAAACTCCACCCTGCACGGATGCCATCATATCGGCTGGAATAAAGGAAGTGGTGATTGGGGTGCGCGATCCAAATCCGCAGGTCCGAGGTAAAGGAATCCGCAAATTAAAATCTGCCGGACTAAAAGTTGAATCTGGAATTTTAAAAGAGGAATGCCAGGCTCTCATTAAGTATTTTTCGAAATTTATTCAGTCGGGCAAACCCTATGTGATCCTGAAATCCGCCGTTTCCCTGGATGGGAAAATTGCCACATCAATCGGAGAATCGAAATGGATCACAGGGCCAAAAGCGAGAAAACGGGTCCATCAGATTCGAGCACGGGTTGACGCAATTCTGGTTGGTGCTCAAACGGTAATAAAAGATAATCCAAGGTTGACCGCCCGGCCCACCCCACAAAGCGAACGCTATCCCATGCGGGTGCTGGTGGACCCAAACCTGAGAGTTCCTTTGAACGCAAATGTTTTCTATAACGCTAAAAAGGAACGGGTTGCGGTTGTCACCCGCCCCGGTCACCGGGCGCGTAAAAAGTCACTGGAAAAAAAAGGGGTGTTTGTAATTGAAATCCCGGAAAAACGAGGGACGATTCCGTTTAAAAAAGTTTTGGAAAATCTTGGAAAAATGAATATCGTCAGCCTTCTTGTAGAAGGTGGTGGCGAAACCAGTAGTCGGATTCTCAAAGATGGTGAGGTGGATCAGGTGATGTGGTTTCTTGCTCCTATATTAATTGGAGGGCGGGATGCTGTCAGTGGTCTTGGGGGTGAGGGAGCTAAAAAATTGAAAGACGCCTGGCGGTTAAAAAAATTAAAAGTAGAAAAGGTAGGGCACGATATTTTGATCGAAGGGGAACTCTAG
- a CDS encoding riboflavin synthase — protein sequence MFTGIIENCGRIEKIERDENRARFVIAFQEEVNDLKLGESIAVNGVCLTVVTHDSGTFAVDLSTETLNRTSFDKVGEGETVNLERSLTPNKKMSGHFVMGHVDAVGTINSMDHQPGETLIRFSHPPELAAHFIEKGSVAVDGISLTVFDCRDNQFTVSIIPFTWEHTNLNEKRPGDSVNLECDMIGKYILKACETVMQSKGNDS from the coding sequence GTGTTTACAGGAATTATTGAAAACTGCGGCAGGATTGAAAAAATTGAACGGGATGAAAACAGGGCCCGGTTTGTCATTGCTTTTCAGGAGGAGGTCAATGACCTTAAACTGGGAGAAAGTATTGCGGTTAATGGAGTGTGCTTGACTGTGGTGACGCATGACAGCGGAACCTTTGCTGTTGACCTATCCACAGAGACTTTGAATAGAACCAGTTTTGACAAGGTGGGTGAAGGCGAAACAGTCAATCTTGAACGGTCGCTCACTCCGAACAAAAAAATGAGTGGCCATTTTGTTATGGGTCATGTGGACGCAGTTGGAACTATCAATTCGATGGATCATCAACCGGGAGAAACCTTGATCCGGTTCTCGCATCCTCCAGAACTTGCTGCGCATTTCATCGAAAAAGGGTCGGTCGCGGTTGATGGGATCAGTCTCACCGTTTTCGATTGCCGGGACAACCAGTTCACCGTGTCTATAATTCCGTTTACCTGGGAGCATACCAATCTGAATGAGAAACGCCCCGGGGATTCGGTAAACCTGGAATGTGATATGATTGGCAAATACATCCTTAAAGCCTGCGAAACTGTTATGCAGTCAAAGGGAAATGATTCTTGA
- a CDS encoding bifunctional 3,4-dihydroxy-2-butanone-4-phosphate synthase/GTP cyclohydrolase II, producing the protein MTNTENAFSTIEEAIEEVRQGRMIVIVDDEDRENEGDLMIASEMVTPEAINFMAKYGRGLICLTLTEDRTRELGLPMMVDDNQSQFGTPFTVSIDARNGVSTGISAADRSHTIRVSMDPNTRPQDLVMPGHVFPLRAREGGVLVRAGQTEGSVDIARLAGLIPSGVICEIMNEDGTMARVPELREFIKKHNLKMITIKDLMAYRLRQETLVEKVTNTPLPTHFGDFHAVAFRNVLNEQIHVCLVKGDIDPDVPTLVRVHSQCLTGDVFGSYRCDCGEQLSHSLEMIEKEGHGVLLYLYQEGRGIGLLNKLKAYELQDSGHDTVQANEALGFKADLRDYGIGAQILHELGLGKIRIMSNNPRKIVGLEAYGLELIERVPIEISPKQENLKYLKTKQKKMGHLIRNVK; encoded by the coding sequence GTGACAAACACCGAAAACGCATTTAGTACAATTGAAGAAGCCATTGAGGAGGTAAGGCAAGGGCGGATGATCGTCATTGTCGATGATGAGGACCGTGAGAACGAAGGGGATCTCATGATCGCCTCGGAAATGGTCACCCCAGAAGCGATAAATTTCATGGCCAAGTATGGTCGCGGATTGATCTGCCTGACTTTGACCGAAGACCGCACGCGTGAATTGGGGCTCCCTATGATGGTGGATGACAACCAATCACAATTTGGAACCCCGTTTACCGTATCGATTGACGCAAGAAATGGGGTTTCTACGGGTATATCAGCAGCAGACCGATCGCATACTATTAGAGTTTCCATGGACCCCAATACCAGGCCTCAGGACCTGGTGATGCCTGGACATGTGTTTCCCCTGCGAGCCCGCGAAGGCGGTGTTCTTGTTCGTGCAGGTCAAACTGAAGGTTCGGTAGACATTGCCCGACTTGCTGGATTGATTCCTTCAGGGGTGATCTGCGAGATCATGAATGAAGATGGCACCATGGCGCGGGTTCCAGAGCTCCGGGAGTTTATCAAAAAACACAACTTGAAAATGATCACCATCAAAGACTTGATGGCCTATCGCCTGCGGCAGGAAACACTGGTTGAAAAAGTTACGAACACACCTCTGCCAACACATTTTGGAGATTTTCATGCCGTGGCATTCCGGAATGTGCTCAATGAACAAATTCACGTTTGCCTGGTAAAAGGTGATATAGACCCTGATGTGCCGACTCTCGTACGGGTGCATTCACAATGCCTGACAGGGGATGTGTTTGGTTCCTATCGGTGTGACTGTGGCGAACAACTCAGCCATTCCCTGGAAATGATTGAGAAAGAAGGTCACGGGGTGCTCCTCTATCTGTACCAGGAAGGGCGCGGAATTGGCCTGCTGAATAAATTGAAAGCCTATGAACTCCAGGACTCCGGACACGATACGGTACAGGCTAATGAAGCTTTGGGTTTCAAGGCAGATTTGCGTGACTATGGAATTGGAGCTCAAATTTTGCATGAGCTTGGTCTTGGGAAAATCCGGATAATGAGTAACAATCCCCGTAAAATAGTGGGGCTGGAGGCTTACGGGCTGGAATTAATCGAGCGGGTTCCGATTGAAATTTCTCCAAAACAGGAAAACTTGAAATACCTGAAAACGAAACAGAAAAAAATGGGGCATTTGATCCGCAACGTTAAGTAA
- a CDS encoding 6,7-dimethyl-8-ribityllumazine synthase — translation MNLIEGEVKGAGCKVAIVVSRFNIFITEKLLNSALDCLKQNGVSEEDIDVAWVPGAFEIPLTAKKFCERNQYGAVICLGAVIRGATPHFDFVAGECARGVSALAMKSSTPVLFGVLTTDSVEQAEERSGGKSGGNSGNKGWETALAALEMINLYEKLS, via the coding sequence GTGAATTTGATTGAAGGTGAGGTAAAGGGAGCCGGATGCAAGGTGGCTATTGTGGTCAGCCGGTTCAATATTTTCATCACCGAAAAGCTGCTGAACAGTGCGCTCGATTGCTTAAAACAGAATGGAGTGTCTGAGGAAGACATAGATGTCGCCTGGGTGCCCGGAGCTTTTGAAATTCCTCTGACTGCCAAGAAGTTTTGTGAGCGGAATCAATACGGGGCTGTGATATGTCTGGGGGCAGTGATTCGTGGCGCAACACCACATTTTGATTTTGTCGCCGGGGAATGCGCTCGTGGAGTCAGTGCACTAGCCATGAAGTCCTCTACACCGGTTTTATTTGGTGTGTTGACCACTGATTCTGTAGAGCAGGCTGAAGAAAGGTCCGGTGGAAAGTCGGGCGGGAATTCTGGAAACAAGGGTTGGGAAACAGCGTTGGCGGCTCTTGAAATGATCAACTTGTACGAGAAACTGTCTTAA
- the nusB gene encoding transcription antitermination factor NusB: protein MGKRRSSRELAVKFLYLCELNSGEWKEQLEQYWERNPCQKDIIRFSEGLLEKVFEHREHVDVLVQKFSDHFALSRMGVIDRNLLRLAVTEILYSQETPATVVINEAVEIAKRYGSDESPAFINGVLDKIKGEIEGGRVTTSPAS from the coding sequence ATGGGAAAAAGAAGGTCATCAAGAGAACTCGCCGTAAAATTTTTATATCTTTGTGAATTAAATTCCGGGGAGTGGAAAGAACAACTGGAGCAATACTGGGAGCGCAATCCCTGTCAAAAAGATATTATTCGATTTTCTGAGGGCTTGCTTGAAAAAGTATTTGAACACCGGGAACATGTTGATGTCCTGGTGCAAAAGTTCAGTGATCACTTCGCCCTCTCCCGAATGGGAGTGATCGACCGGAATTTGCTGAGGCTTGCCGTTACGGAAATACTTTATTCCCAGGAAACTCCAGCCACGGTTGTGATAAACGAAGCGGTAGAAATTGCCAAGCGGTATGGCAGTGATGAATCACCAGCATTCATCAATGGTGTTCTGGATAAGATCAAGGGTGAAATAGAGGGTGGTCGCGTTACCACATCGCCTGCCTCCTGA
- a CDS encoding metallophosphoesterase family protein — protein MKYVIISDLHSNLEALHGFLEALDSLKLSTGFHFDKLVCLGDIAGYGANPNEVIAWVREHCHIVLGGNHDYAVVDKTDASYFNQYAFDACQWTSGVLTDENRDYLKSLSAKEVRDEICWAHSSPFEPEEWHYIDNRYDGIDNFPHFKEKVCFVGHSHRPVIIEEREPNKVHEYYDSDWKLKAGHRYIFNVGSLGQPRDGNPDPAFAIFDSDENTYQVRRFQYDVKTAQSKIKAASLPAYLSDRLALGK, from the coding sequence ATGAAGTACGTCATCATTTCAGATTTGCACAGCAATCTTGAAGCATTGCACGGGTTTCTGGAAGCGTTGGATAGCTTGAAACTCTCAACAGGATTTCATTTTGACAAGTTGGTGTGCCTTGGAGATATTGCAGGGTACGGTGCCAACCCTAATGAAGTGATCGCCTGGGTTCGAGAGCATTGTCATATCGTGCTTGGGGGCAATCATGATTACGCAGTGGTTGACAAAACCGACGCATCATATTTCAACCAATATGCCTTCGATGCTTGTCAATGGACTTCTGGTGTATTGACAGATGAGAACAGGGATTATCTGAAATCACTTTCTGCCAAAGAAGTGCGAGACGAAATTTGCTGGGCTCACTCCTCTCCTTTCGAGCCTGAAGAATGGCACTATATTGACAATCGTTACGACGGAATCGATAACTTTCCCCACTTCAAAGAGAAAGTTTGTTTTGTTGGCCATTCGCACCGACCTGTCATTATCGAGGAAAGGGAGCCGAATAAAGTTCATGAGTATTATGACTCTGATTGGAAGTTAAAAGCAGGGCATCGGTATATTTTCAACGTGGGCAGCCTCGGTCAGCCTCGGGATGGCAACCCCGATCCGGCCTTCGCCATTTTTGATTCGGATGAAAATACCTATCAGGTGCGGAGGTTCCAATATGATGTCAAAACCGCTCAATCAAAAATCAAAGCCGCAAGTCTTCCTGCCTATCTATCCGACCGGTTGGCACTTGGAAAATAA